One stretch of Nicotiana tabacum cultivar K326 chromosome 18, ASM71507v2, whole genome shotgun sequence DNA includes these proteins:
- the LOC107759675 gene encoding uncharacterized protein LOC107759675, whose translation MYKTRSLIKLSHSFIVWSSHYLLTNDYGRILRRPFLSRTYSKPKSPIQIHIQSQPHLESTTRQSICSFNKMIMTLGRQGKVKEARKVFDEMPQRDVVSYASMITVYLKHKDLPKAERLFYSMPERNVVSDSAMVHAYAKVGRLDEARRIFERMPDRNVYAWTSLISGYFQNRRVDEARKLLQEMPEKNVVTWTTAMVGFAQNGLIIEARRIFDQIPQKTVIVWTAMTRVYVEDSQVDQALELFDKMPEHNLYSWNVMIQGCLHDNRVNKALELFNAMPWKNAVSWTTIVTGLARNGLIELAREYFDQMPNKDPAAWNAMITAYVDEGLVSTANALFDLMPNKDIVSWNVMIDGYAKSGLEGEALKCFILMLRSGLRPNQTTLTSVVTSCVGILELLQAHVLVLLLGFDQDTSLNNALVTMYSRCGDINSSLITFENLKVKDVVSWTAMILAYANHGLGNQALQAFAQMLRSGNKPDEITFVGLLSACSHAGLVKKGRKFFESMRHAYGLKPRAEHYCCLVDILGRGKLVDEAMKVVHEMPPEECDGAVLGALLGACKLHGDVGVANQICDEIVEREPGNSGAYVLMANAYAASGRWGDFAHIRKKMKERNVKKVPGISEIEVNGKNHIFFVGDKSHPEKEEIYILLKDNLLPLMQEMI comes from the coding sequence ATGTATAAAACCAGAAGTTTGATTAAATTAAGCCACTCTTTTATAGTTTGGAGTTCACATTATTTGCTGACTAATGATTATGGCCGCATTTTGAGGCGTCCATTCCTTTCAAGAACATATTCAAAACCAAAATCACCTATTCAAATACATATACAGTCACAACCCCACTTAGAATCTACCACAAGACAGTCCATTTGTAGCTTTAACAAAATGATTATGACGTTAGGCCGTCAAGGCAAAGTTAAAGAAGCTAGGAAGGTGTTCGACGAAATGCCTCAAAGAGATGTTGTTTCTTATGCTTCAATGATTACTGTTTATTTAAAACATAAGGATCTTCCTAAAGCTGAGAGGTTGTTTTATTCCATGCCTGAGAGAAATGTAGTGTCTGATTCTGCTATGGTTCATGCATATGCTAAAGTTGGCAGACTCGATGAGGCTCGAAGAATCTTTGAGCGAATGCCTGATAGAAACGTTTATGCGTGGACCAGTTTGATTTCTGGGTATTTTCAGAACCGTAGAGTGGATGAAGCTCGAAAGTTGCTTCAAGAAATGCCTGAGAAAAATGTGGTTACCTGGACTACAGCAATGGTGGGCTTTGCTCAAAATGGTTTGATTATTGAGGCACGGCGTATTTTTGATCAGATTCCTCAAAAAACTGTCATTGTTTGGACGGCGATGACCAGGGTTTATGTTGAAGATAGTCAGGTGGATCAAGCTCTTGAGCTCTTTGATAAGATGCCTGAACATAATTTATATTCTTGGAATGTTATGATTCAAGGTTGTTTACATGATAACAGGGTGAACAAAGCTTTGGAACTATTTAACGCAATGCCATGGAAAAATGCAGTTTCTTGGACAACTATCGTTACTGGTCTTGCACGAAATGGGTTGATAGAATTGGCAAGAGAGTACTTTGATCAAATGCCAAATAAGGATCCAGCTGCGTGGAACGCTATGATAACGGCCTATGTTGATGAAGGCCTAGTGTCTACGGCCAATGCACTTTTTGATTTGATGCCTAATAAAGATATTGTAAGTTGGAATGTAATGATTGACGGGTACGCAAAAAGTGGCCTTGAGGGTGAAGCATTGAAGTGTTTCATTCTCATGCTTCGGTCGGGCTTAAGGCCTAATCAGACTACTCTTACCAGTGTAGTGACCTCGTGTGTGGGCATCTTGGAGTTATTGCAAGCACATGTTCTTGTTTTACTGCTAGGATTTGACCAAGACACTTCGCTTAATAATGCTCTCGTCACCATGTACTCCAGATGTGGAGATATAAACTCATCATTGATCACTTTTGAGAATCTCAAAGTAAAGGATGTTGTTTCATGGACTGCAATGATACTGGCATATGCTAATCATGGTCTTGGAAACCAAGCATTACAAGCCTTCGCGCAAATGCTAAGGTCCGGTAACAAGCCAGATGAGATCACTTTTGTGGGACTTTTGTCAGCTTGTAGTCATGCCGGTCTTGTTAAGAAAGGTCGAAAGTTTTTTGAGTCTATGAGACACGCGTATGGTTTAAAACCGAGGGCTGAGCATTATTGTTGCCTTGTCGACATTTTAGGTCGTGGTAAGTTAGTTGATGAGGCTATGAAGGTGGTGCACGAGATGCCTCCGGAGGAATGTGATGGTGCTGTTCTAGGGGCTTTACTCGGCGCTTGCAAGTTGCACGGAGATGTTGGAGTAGCGAACCAGATCTGCGATGAAATAGTAGAGCGCGAACCAGGTAACTCAGGAGCTTATGTACTAATGGCAAATGCTTATGCTGCTTCTGGGAGATGGGGTGATTTTGCGCACAtaagaaagaaaatgaaggagAGAAATGTGAAGAAAGTACCCGGTATTAGTGAAATAGAAGTCAATGGGAAAAATCACATATTTTTTGTGGGAGACAAGTCTCACCCCGAGAAGGAGGAGATTTACATCTTGCTTAAAGACAATTTATTGCCTCTAATGCAAGAGATGATTTAG